A single window of Crassostrea angulata isolate pt1a10 chromosome 8, ASM2561291v2, whole genome shotgun sequence DNA harbors:
- the LOC128159350 gene encoding N-acyl-phosphatidylethanolamine-hydrolyzing phospholipase D-like: protein MDNTEEDLIRPIFKNGGYQNPFDTYEDTLGQGPLMLKLTRSEDHSNIPNQRELDKTLPVETPDFQKLKNPPESDIQIMWIGHASVLVQMDGLTILADPMFSDRCFPVQFLGPKRYRPPPCKIKDLPHLDAIIISHNHYDHLDPGSVKSLNSKYDDKITWFVASGTKEWMINAGCKNVVELSWWEEAEFPGRPDFKFASVPCQHRCERTLWDSMKALWCSWIVKGPRHSFYFAGDTGYCSGFKQIGRKYGPIDFAAIPIGAYYPSLFMRSMHVDPEEAVKVYEDVKARYALGIHWGTFKLTQEFYLEPPVKLGEELDKKKIDREKFFTLRHGQVHTIGQHIPS, encoded by the exons ATGGACAATACAGAGGAAGACTTGATCCGCCCCATATTTAAGAACGGCGGGTACCAGAACCCTTTTGACACCTATGAAGACACCTTAGGACAGGGACCATTAATGCTGAAACTCACGAGAAGTGAAGATCACAGCAACATTCCGAATCAAAGG GAATTGGACAAGACTCTCCCCGTAGAGACTCCCGATTTCCAGAAACTAAAAAACCCGCCGGAATCAGACATCCAAATCATGTGGATAGGCCATGCCAGCGTTTTAGTACAGATGGACGGACTCACAATTCTAGCGGACCCAATGTTTAGTGACAGGTGTTTCCCCGTGCAGTTTCTAGGACCAAAACGATATCGCCCCCCACCCTGCAAAATTAAAGACTTGCCCCACCTAGACGCAATAATCATTAGCCACAATCACTACGATCATCTAGATCCCGGAAGCGTGAAGAGCCTCAATTCCAAATATGACGACAAGATCACGTGGTTCGTTGCTTCGGGAACGAAGGAATGGATGATCAACGCAGGTTGTAAAAATGTGGTGGAGCTGTCGTGGTGGGAGGAGGCAGAATTCCCCGGGAGACCCGATTTTAAATTCGCTAGTGTGCCATGCCAACATCGTTGCGAACGAACCTTGTGGGATTCAATGAAG GCGCTGTGGTGTAGCTGGATTGTTAAAGGACCTCGACACAGCTTCTACTTCGCCGGAGACACTGGTTACTGCAGTGGGTTTAAACAGATTGGCAGAAAATATGGTCCAATCGACTTTGCCGCAATTCCCATTGGCGCATATTATCCAAG CTTGTTTATGAGGTCTATGCACGTTGACCCGGAAGAAGCAGTGAAGGTATATGAGGATGTCAAAGCGAGGTACGCCCTGGGAATCCACTGGGGAACCTTTAAACTGACACAGGAG TTTTACCTGGAGCCCCCAGTCAAGCTTGGAGAAGAGCTGGATAAAAAGAAAATCGACAGAGAGAAATTTTTCACACTCCGTCACGGTCAGGTGCACACGATCGGACAACACATCCCATCTTGA